Sequence from the Streptomyces sp. NBC_00358 genome:
ACGGCGTCGAGCAGCCAGACGGAGAAGGCCGCGGTGAACGTGAGGAAACCGGCGGTCAGCAGGACCAGGACGGCGGTGACCAGCGCGGCGGGGCCCGGGAAGCCGAGCGGGACGGAGAGCGCGCCGGCGCCCGCGGCCGCTCCGAGCACGGCATACGTCATACGGCGCCTGTCACGCGTCCCGAGGGCGATCGTGCCCGCGCCGAACGCGGTGACGCCGACGAGGAGCGAGGAGGCCACCAGGAACTCGCCGTCGCTCGTCGGGTGCCAGGGGGTGCCCGCGAGGAGGGCTCCCACGACGTCCACCGCGCAGGTGCCCACGGCCAGCGCGATCAGCGTCCGCCGGGGCCGGCGCCGGGTACCGCGCACCCAGTCCAGCGCCCGTGACGCGGTCACCGCGCAGAACACGGAGTGACCGCACACCAGCAGGAACAGCGCCCAGGACCGGGCCGCCGACACATTGCCGAAGACGGGCAGCCCGATCGAGACGGCCTCGATCACGCTGAAGAAGTGGAACGACCACCGCGTGTACGTCTCGACCTTCGCCGGTGTGCTCTTGCCCCGCCACCAGCCGGACGGCCCGCTCATGCCCACCCCCGCGTCCATGCCCACCCCGTGTCCACGGTCATCGCCGCGGCTCCCAGCGGAACCACCGTCGTACAGCAAACACCGCGATCACGGCCCAGGCCACCGCCATGGCGAGGGCGCCCGCGGTGTCGTGGCCGGAGAGGTGTCCGGTCCAGCCGCCGCGGATCAGGGTGATCACCGGTGTGAGGGGCAGCAGTTCGCAGAACGAGGCCATGTTGTCGGGCAGCGTCTCCAGGGGGATGACGGTGCCGGAGCCGAGCAGCGACACCAGCGTCAGGGGCGTGGCCGCGACCTGGGCACCCTCGACGCTCTTGCTGAAGCTCGCGGTGACGGCCGCGAGCGCCGGCCAGGTGATCAGCGCCGACAGGAGCCCCAGCACGACCAGTTGGGGCTCCTTGGGTGCCCCGACACCGAGCGTCACCCGGTAGGCGACGGTCAGGACCAGGCACTGGGCGAGACCGATCGCCACCGAGGGCAGCGCGGCACCCGCGAGGATCTCCACGTCCCGCAGCTCCCCGGTGCGCAGCCGCTTGAGGACGAGTTCCTCGCGGCGCGCCGCGTACACGCTCACCAGGGAGCTGTAGACGGCGAAGAGGAGCGAGAAGCCGATGGAGGACGGCAGCAGGATCGAGCCGACGGTGAGTCCGGTGCCCTTCAGATCCATCTGGTCGACGGTCGAGCGGAGCATGAACGGCATGGCCAGGGGCACGAACACCGCCGCCGCGAGCGTCGCCTTGGTGCGGCTCAGCAGCGTCAGCTCGGCGCGGGCCAGCGCTGACGTCCGGCCGGCCGCCGTGGTGAGCGCCCGTCCGGTGCCGGTGGTGACTGTCGTACCGCTCATGCCGCCGTACCCCTCTTCCGCGTCTCTGCCGCTGTCCCGCGCCGGGCCCCGGCCCGCCTCTTCCGGGCCCCCGCGGCCGGTTCCGCCGTCCTCGGTCCGTTCACGTCGTGCGCCGCCGCCTCCCGGGCGATCCGCAGGAACGACTCCTCCAGGGAGGCCGAGCGCACATCGAGCCCCCGCAGCTCGACCCGCGCCCGCTCGGCCCACACCAGCAGCGCGGTGGCCGTCCGTTGCAGCTCGCCGGTGTGGAGCGTGATCATCCGGCCCGCCGTCTCATGGCTGCTCACGCCGATCTCCGGCAGCGGGGGCAGGTCGCCGGGGAAGAACCCGTCGGGCAGTTCGAAGGAGACGTGCGACGGCTGGGAGGCGGTCACCTCGGCGGGAGTGCCGAGGGCCGCGATCCGTCCCTCGTGCAGGATCGCCAGCCGGTCCGCGAGTACCTCGGCCTCTTCCAGATAGTGGGTGGTCAGCAGGACCGTGGTCCCGCCGTCGCGCAGCGCGCGCACCAACTCCCAGGTGTTCCGGCGGCCTTCCACGTCGAGTCCGGTCGTGGGTTCGTCGAGGAAGAGGATCTCCGGGTCGCCGAGGAGCGCGAGCGCCAGGTCCAGGCGCCGCTTCTCGCCGCCGGACAACTGCTTCACGCGTACGTCGGAGCGGTGCGCGAGACCGACCATGTCCAGCGCCTGGTCCGTGGGCCGGGCACCGCTGGTGCAGCCCGCCCACATCCGGGTGGTCTCGGCGACCGTCAGCTCGGAAGGGAAGCCGCCTTCCTGGAGCATCATGCCGATCCGGGGCCGTAGGGCGGCCCGGTCCGTATGCGGATCGTGCCCGAGAACCCGTACGCGACCGCCCGTCGGGGGAGCGAGCCCCTCGATCAGTTCGACGGTGGACGTCTTGCCCGCGCCATTGGTGCCGAGGAGGGCGAAGAGCTCACCGCGGCCCACGGAGAAGGTGATTCCGCGCAGCGCCTCGAAATCTCTTCCGTCGCCCCCGTACACGCGCCGCAGATCGGTGACCTCGATCACGTCATCCTGCTCGTTCGTGTTCATGGAATCAGCGTCCCGGCGGACCGGTCCCGGCAGCAGTGCGGGTTGTCATCACTCCGCATGACAAATGTCAGACGGCACCCGGACGCGAGCGGCCGGCGATACGTGAACACGAGAAAGGCCCCGGTCTGTTGACCGGGGCCTTTGCATCGTGGAGCGGACGACCAGGTTCGAACTGGCGACCTCAACCTTGGCAAGGTTGCGCTCTACCAACTGAGCTACGTCCGCATTGCCTCCGACCGGCTTCCACCGATCGGCGCGAGCACCACCTTACCTGATCCTTCCCCAAGCTCTCGACAAGCTGGAGCAGGGAGGGAACCCCGACTGGAGTCGGTAAGAGATGCAGAGCGGGTGACAGGAATTGCACACTGCGCCTTCCCCCTGGAAGGGGGATGTTCTGCTACTGAACTACACCCGCACGACCTTCGGGTTTCGGCCTTTCGGCTTGGCCCCTCGGCGTGTTCCAGACTCTAGCTGATCGGATGGGGGTCAGCGCAAGTCGGTTGTTCCAGGGTCCGGCGGCGGGGTCCACCGGGCGTCCCACCCGGGCCGGGGGCCCGGTCGAGGGGTCCGTCGGGCACCCCGCCCGAGCCCGCCGGCTCAGTGCGATTCGGCGAACGCCTCGTAGACCCGCTTGGGGATCCGGCCGCGCGGCGGCACGTCCATCTTGTTGGAGCGGGCCCAGGCGCGGACCGCGGCCGGATCGGGCGTCAGCGCGGTGTGCGTGTACGCCTTCCCGGACTTCGACTGCTTGCGGCCGGCCTCGACGTAGGGCTCGAGCGCCTTACGCAGTTCCTCGGCATTGGATGGATTGAGGTCGATCTCGTACGACTTGCCGTCGAGTCCGAAGGCGATCGTTTCCGCCGCTTCCGAGCCGTCGATGTCGTCAAACAGAGTGACCACGACACGCTGCGCCACGAATATCGGTCCCTTCGTGCGACACCTCTGCGATCAACGGTCATGACGTGCGCGGACGTCACGGAGTTGTCGGTGAGATGTCGACTGTCCGGCTGTTATTGAGCAAAGTATCGGCTATTGCCAATTCATTTGTACAGTGCCCGGCATTGCATTGTGAAGCCCGACTAAATCCCCCCGCGTGTCCGAAGGCAATGGGGTCCTGCCGCTCTTCTGCGGTTTTTCCCAGGATTTTCCGTGCACGCCCCCGCGTCGATGCGGGATCGTGATGGGGGTCACGTAGGATTCTACGAATCTACGCGAGTAGAAATTTTGTACGGGTAGTCTGAAGGGACCTGCTCAGCACCACACACCGGGAGTGCCAGTGGCACGCGTCGTAGTCGACGTCATGCTCAAGCCGGAGATCCTCGACCCCCAGGGCCAGGCGGTGCAGCGTGCACTGCCGCGCCTCGGTTTCGAAGGTGTCTCCGACGTCCGTCAGGGAAAGCGATTCGAACTGGAAGTGGACGGACCGGTGGACGACGCCGCGCTCGCCCGCATCCATGAACTGGCGGAATCCTTCCTCGCCAACACCGTGATCGAGGACTTCACCGTCAAGGTCGAGGAAGTCGCGGAGGCCGGAAAGTGACCGCTCGTATTGGAGTCGTCACCTTTCCCGGCAGCCTCGACGACCGCGACACGCAGCGCGCGATCCGGCTGGCGGGTGCCGAACCCGTAGCCCTCTGGCACAAGGACAAGGACCTCAAGCAGGTCGACGCCGTGGTGCTGCCCGGCGGTTTCTCGTACGGCGACTATCTCCGGGCCGGCGCCATCTCGCGCTTCTCTCCGGTGATGGAGACCGTCATCGAGCAGGCGAAGTCCGGAATGCCGGTTCTCGGTATCTGCAACGGCTTCCAGGTCCTCACCGAGGCGCACCTTCTCCCCGGCGCGATGCTCGGCAACAACCACCTCCACTTCATCTGCCGCGACCAGAAGCTGCGGGTGGAGAACGCGGACACCGCCTGGACCGCCGACTACACGGCCGGCCAGGAGATCAACATCCCGCTGAAGAACATGGACGGGCGGTACGTCGCCGACGAGCACACGCTCGACATGCTGGAGGCCGAGGGCCGGGTCGCGTTCCGTTACGTGGTCCGTGGCGAAGCCGCCGATGGATGCGGCAACCCGAACGGATCGCTGCGCGACATCGCCGGCATCACGAACGCGGCGGGCAACGTCGTCGGTCTGATGCCGCACCCGGAGCACGCCGTCGAGCCCCTCGTCGGCTCCGGCCGCACCGACGGCCTCCCCTTCTTCACCTCGATCCTCAAGAAGCTGGTCAACGCATGAGCCGCACGCCTCTGGACACGGTCGAGAACGCGGCCGCGACCCCCGACGTCGAGCTGCCCTGGGCCGAACTGGGCCTGAAGAAGGACGAGTACGAGCGCGTCGTCGAGATCCTCGGCCGCCGCCCGACCGGCGCCGAGCTCGCCATGTACTCCGTCATGTGGTCCGAGCACTGCTCCTACAAGTCCTCGAAGGTCCACCTCCGCCAGTTCGGCGAGAAGGCCCCGCAGTCCGACGCGCTGCTCGTCGGCATCGGCGAGAACGCCGGTGTCGTCGACGTCGGCCAGGGCTACGCGGTCACCTTCAAGGTCGAGTCGCACAACCACCCGTCGTACGTCGAGCCCTACCAGGGCGCGGCCACCGGCGTCGGCGGCATCGTGCGCGACATCATCGCCATGGGCGCCCGCCCGGTCGCGGTCGTCGACCCGCTGCGCTTCGGCGCGGCCGACCACCCCGACACCAAGCGCGTCCTGCCCGGCGTCGTCGCGGGCATCGGCGGCTACGGCAACTGCCTGGGCCTGCCCAACATCGGCGGCGAGGTCGTCTTCGACGCCTGCTACCAGGGCAACCCGCTGGTCAACGCCGGCGCCATCGGCGTCATGCGGCACGAGGACATCCACCTCGCGAAGGCGTCCGGCACCGGCAACAAGGTCATCCTGTACGGGGCCCGCACGGGCGGCGACGGCATCGGCGGCGCGTCGATCCTCGCCTCGGAGACCTTCGACGACGCCAAGCCGTCCAAGCGTCCCGCCGTCCAGGTCGGCGACCCCTTCCAGGAGAAGCTCCTCATCGAGTGCACCCTGGAGGCCTTCGCCGAGAAGCTGGTCGTCGGCATCCAGGACCTCGGCGCGGCCGGACTGTCCTGCGCCACCAGCGAGCTGGCGTCCAACGGCTCCGGCGGCATGCGCGTCACCCTGGACGACGTACCCCTGCGGGACTCGACTCTCTCTCCCGAGGAAATCCTCATGAGCGAGTCGCAGGAACGCATGTGCGCGGTCGTCGAGCCGGAGAAGGTCGACCGGTTCCTGGAGATCTGCGACAAGTGGGACGTCATCGCCACCGTCATCGGTGAGGTCACCGACGGCGACCGGCTGGAGATCTTCTGGCACGGCGGCAAGATCGTCGACGTCGACCCGCGCACGGTCGCGCACGACGGCCCGGTCTACGAGCGCCCCTACGCCCGCCCCGAGTGGCAGGACGCGCTCCAGGCCGACGACGCCGGCAAGCTGCCCCGCCCGACGACGGGCGAGGAGCTGAAGGACCAGGTCCTGCAGCTCGTCTCCTCCCCGAACCAGGCCTCCAAGTCCTGGATCACCTCCCAGTACGACCACTTCGTGCAGGGCAACACGGTGCTGGCCCAGCCCGAGGACTCGGGCATGATCCGCATCGACGAGGAGACCGGACTCGGCGTCGCCATCGCCACCGACGGCAACGGCCGCTACGCCAAGCTGGACCCGTACGCCGGTGCGCAGCTCGCCCTCTCCGAGGCCTACCGCAACGTCGCGACGACCGGCGCCAAGCCGCTCGCCGTCTCGGACTGCCTGAACTTCGGCTCGCCCGAGGACCCGGCCGTCATGTGGCAGTTCGCCGAGGCGATCCGCGGACTGGCCGACGCCTGCCAGCAGTTGGGCACCCCGGTGACCGGCGGCAACGTCTCGCTGTACAACCAGACCGGTGAGGCCGCCATCCACCCGACTCCGGTCGTGGCCGTGCTGGGCGTCATCGACGACGTCGCCCGCCGCACCCCGGTCGCCTTCCAGGAAGAGGGCCAGCTCCTCTACCTGCTCGGTGACACCCGCGAGGAGTTCGGCGGCTCGGCCTGGTCGCAGGTCGTCCACGACCACCTCGGCGGTCTGCCGCCGAAGGTCGACCTGGAGCGCGAGCGGCTGCTCGCCGAGATCCTCATCTCTGCCTCCCGCGACGGCATGATCGACTCCGCGCACGACCTGTCCGACGGCGGTCTGGTCCAGGCCGTGGTCGAGTCGGCGCTGCAGGGCCGCAAGGGCGCGCGCCTGATCGTCCCCGACGGTCTCGACGCGTTCACGTTCCTCTTCTCGGAGTCGGCGGGCCGCGCGGTCGTCGCCGTCCCGCGCTCGGAGGAGCTCCGCTTCAACGACATGTGCGGTGCGCGGGGTCTGCCCGTCACCCGTATCGGTGTCGTCGACGGCACCGAGTCCGAGGCCGCCGTGGTCGAGGTCCAGGGCGAGTTCGCGCTCTCCCTGACCGAGCTGCGCACGGCCCACGAGGCGACGATCCCGGCGCTGCTGGCGTAGTCGTTTCAGCCCCTACCGGCTTGTACGGCTCTACGACTCGTACGGCGAAGCCCCCGCCCGGATGTGGATCCGGACGGGGGCTTCTCGGTTCATCGGACGTAGCTTTTGAGGATCTCCGTGTCGATTTCGATGCCGATCGGGTCGGGGAGGAACACCTTCTCGCCGAACTACGTGACGGTCTCGAGGCACAGGCCAGTGTTGTCCGCGTCCGGCGGTGTCGGGTGGCTTCCGCCGCCGTTCACGCTCACGGGTGACCGCCCCCGCCCACCGGGTTCGTGCAGGACTCGGTCCAGCCCGGACCGGTGCTCTGGTCCACGACGCGCAGAGGGACGAGCACGGGTGCCGGCTCGTGGCACGTCCCCGCCCGCAGGCGGCCGCTGCCAGGTGTCCCACTTCGGCGCGAAGCGTCACGCTCCGGTGCCCGGCCCGCCCCGGCGCCTGAACGGCCATGCCGTCAAGGCATAGGCTCCCGGCCATGCCCCCGGTCAAGAAGCGCGCCCGCACCTACGACCCCGCCAAGATCCGCGCCGCGGTCCTCGCGCAGTTCGGGAACGTACGGGACGGGGTGCACGCCCTGAACGAGGAGCAGTTGGCGCGGCCCGCCCAGCTCGGGGACTGGACCGTGCGGGAGCTGGCCGCGCACCTCGCCATGGCCGTCGAGTCCGTGAGCCGCAACCTCGGCCGGCCGGAGCCCGCGGCCAGGGAACTCGCGCTGCTCGACTGGCCGTTCGCCACCGCCGCGCGGGCCGGGGACATCGACGCCGACAGCCGCGAACTCGCGGAGCGGAACCCGGACCTCGACGCGCTGTACGCCCGCACCGAGCAGCGGATCACCGAGCACCTGGCCACGGCCCCGGACGGCCGGCTCCTCGCCACCCGGACCGGCGCCATGACGCTGGCCGACCACCTCGTCACCCGGACCGTCGAACTCGTCGTCCACACCGACGACCTGAACCGCGCGGTGCCGGGCCTCGACATCCCGTACGACCGGCAGGCCCTCGCCGCCTGCACCCGCTTGCTCGCCGACGCGATCGCCGTGAAGGCGCCCGGCGCGTCCACGGAGGTGCGGATCCCGCCGTACGCCGTCGTGCAGTGCGTGGAGGGGCCCCGGCACACCCGAGGCACTCCCCCGAACGTGGTGGAGACGGACCCGCTGACCTGGATCCGGCTCGCGACGGGTCGTACGGACTGGAAGGCGGCCCTGGACGACGCGAAGGTGAGCGCCAGTGGCGAGCGCGCCGACCTCGGCGACCTGCTGCCCCTGATGGGCTGAACCCATCCGGCCCCGCTCCGCCCAGGCCGATCCGCCCGGCTCGAATCCGCACTCGCGTACGGGCCCGCGGCCGGTCACCTGCCCCGGCCTCCGGGAGGGGATCCCGGCCTCCGCGGGGAACCGGTCCCCCACCCCTCCCGTCCCATCCGCATGGACAAGCAGCGAATGACCCTCGGTGTCCTGGTTCTGCTTCCGCTCGCCGCCGCGTGCGGCACGCAGACGGCGGGGGGCGGTTCCGACGGGGTCGAACCGGCGACCGTGACCGGTGTCCACTGGACGGTCGACAGCCTCACCGTGGACGGGAAGACCGCGGGGGCGCCCTCCACCGCGTATCTGAGGATCGGGGACGACGGTCGTGTCAGCGGCAACCTCGGCTGCAACGGCTTCGGAGCGAAGGCGACGGTCAAGGGCGACCGGGTCGAGTTCGGCGGGATCCGGACGACCGAGATGGCCTGCGCGAAAGGTCCGACGAGCTTCGAGCGGAGCCTGGGACGCACGTTCGCGGACAAGGGCGCCCTCACGGCGAAGGCCGACGGCGACCGGCTGACGCTCACCGCCGACGGCGGGGACCGGATCGGCCTCACGAAGGAGAAGGACGCACCCCTGCGGGGGACCAGGTGGACGGTCACGGCACTGGGTGACACGAACGTCTCCCAGCCGCTGCCGAAGGGCGCGAACGCGTACTTCGTGCTCCGCCCGGACGGCACTTTCGTCGCCAGGCTCGGCTGCAACCACGCGACCGCCCAGGCCACCGTCGAGGACGGACATATCACCCTCGGTCCGGCCAGGACCACCCGCATGATGTGCCAAGACTCACTCATGAGGACCGAGAAGACGCTGCTGGAGCTCTTCGACGGCAGGGTCGCCTACGCGTTGGATCATCGCGGCATCGCGCTGACCAGCGAGAACGGCACTGTCGTCACTGCGGTGGCCGAGGAGTGATCAACTGAGGCCCGCTGTCCCCAATTCGGACCAGTGGTCGATCTCGCCTACACTCGGTGCCGTGCCACGTGGTGACGGTCGACTCAATCATGATCTGCTCCCCGGTGAGAAAGGCCCCCAGGACGCTTGTGGCGTCTTCGGTGTCTGGGCTCCGGGCGAAGAGGTCGCCAAGCTCACTTACTTCGGGCTCTACGCCCTCCAGCATCGGGGTCAGGAATCCGCGGGAATCGCGGTCAGCAACGGCTCCCAGATCCTCGTCTTCAAGGACATGGGCCTCGTGTCCCAGGTCTTCGACGAGACCTCGCTCGGTTCGCTCCAGGGTCATATCGCGGTCGGTCACGCCCGCTACTCGACCACCGGCGCCTCCGTGTGGGAGAACGCCCAGCCGACGTTCCGTGCCACCGCGCACGGCTCCATCGCGCTCGGCCACAACGGCAACCTGGTCAACACGGCGCAGCTCGCCGAGATGGTCGCGGAACTGCCCAAGCAGGAGGGCCGCACCACCCGGGTGGCGGCCACCAACGACACCGACCTGCTCACCGCGCTCCTCGCGGCCCAGGTCGACGACGACGGCAAGCCGCTGACCATAGAGGAGGCCTCCTCCAAGGTCCTCCCGCAGGTCATGGGCGCCTTCTCGCTCGTCTTCATGAACGAGCACACCCTCTACGCCGCCCGTGACCCGCAGGGCATCCGCCCGCTGGTCCTCGGCCGCCTGGAGCGCGGCTGGGTGGTCGCCTCCGAGTCCGCCGCCCTCGACATCTGCGGCGCCAGCTATGTGCGCGAGATCGAGCCGGGCGAGTTCGTCGCCATCGACGAGAACGGTCTGCGGAGCTCGCGATTCGCGGAAGCGAAGCCCAAGGGCTGCATCTTCGAGTACGTCTATCTGGCCCGCCCCGACACGGACATCGCCGGTCGGAACGTGTACCTCTCGCGCGTCGAGATGGGCCGCAAGCTCGCCAAGGAAGCCCCTGTGGAGGCCGACCTGGTGATAGCGACCCCGGAGTCCGGGACGCCCGCCGCGATCGGTTACGCGGAGGCCTCCGGCATCCCGTTCGGCGCCGGCCTGGTCAAGAACGCGTATGTCGGCCGGACCTTCATCCAGCCCTCGCAGACGATCCGCCAGCTCGGAATCCGCCTGAAGCTGAATCCGCTCAAGGAAGTCATCAAGGGCAAGCGCCTGGTCGTCGTCGACGACTCGATCGTGCGCGGCAACACCCAGCGCGCCCTGGTCCGGATGCTGCGCGAGGCCGGTGCGGCCGAGGTCCACATCCGGATCTCCTCCCCGCCCGTGAAGTGGCCCTGCTTCTTCGGCATCGACTTCGCCACCCGCGCGGAGCTGATCGCGAACGGCATGACCATCGAGGAGATCGGCACCTCGCTCGGCGCCGACTCCCTCTCGTACATCTCCCTCGACGGGATGATCGAGGCCACGACGATCGACAAGCCGAATCTGTGCCGCGCCTGCTTCGACGGCGAGTACCCGATGGAGCTTCCCGACCCCGAACTGCTCGGCAAGCAGCTCCTGGAGACCGAGCTGGCCGCGGGTCCCGCAGCCACGGCCGCGGCTGACGCCATCCGTCGCCCGTAGCGCCGCAGAGCCCCGTTTCACCAACCGAAAGATCCCAGGCAATGTCTTCTGTGTCTGATCAGTCCCCTGCGGCGACGGGCAGTGCCTCCGGCGCGTCCTACGCGGCTGCCGGAGTCGACATCGAGGCGGGCGACCGCGCCGTAGAGCTGATGAAGGAGTGGGTGAAGAAGACGCAGCGCCCCGAGGTCCTCGGCGGCCTCGGCGGTTTCGCCGGCCTCTTCGACGCCTCCGCCCTCAAGCGGTTCGAGCGCCCGCTGCTCGCCTCCGCCACCGACGGTGTGGGCACCAAGGTCGACATCGCCCGGCAACTGGGCGTGTACGACACCATCGGCCACGACCTCGTCGCGATGGTCATGGACGACATCGTGGTGTGCGGCGCCGAGCCGCTCTTCATGACCGACTACATCTGTGTGGGCAAAGTTCACCCGGAGCGGGTGGCGGCCATCGTGAAGGGCATCGCCGAGGGCTGTGTCCTGGCCGGCTGTGCCCTGG
This genomic interval carries:
- the purL gene encoding phosphoribosylformylglycinamidine synthase subunit PurL, whose amino-acid sequence is MSRTPLDTVENAAATPDVELPWAELGLKKDEYERVVEILGRRPTGAELAMYSVMWSEHCSYKSSKVHLRQFGEKAPQSDALLVGIGENAGVVDVGQGYAVTFKVESHNHPSYVEPYQGAATGVGGIVRDIIAMGARPVAVVDPLRFGAADHPDTKRVLPGVVAGIGGYGNCLGLPNIGGEVVFDACYQGNPLVNAGAIGVMRHEDIHLAKASGTGNKVILYGARTGGDGIGGASILASETFDDAKPSKRPAVQVGDPFQEKLLIECTLEAFAEKLVVGIQDLGAAGLSCATSELASNGSGGMRVTLDDVPLRDSTLSPEEILMSESQERMCAVVEPEKVDRFLEICDKWDVIATVIGEVTDGDRLEIFWHGGKIVDVDPRTVAHDGPVYERPYARPEWQDALQADDAGKLPRPTTGEELKDQVLQLVSSPNQASKSWITSQYDHFVQGNTVLAQPEDSGMIRIDEETGLGVAIATDGNGRYAKLDPYAGAQLALSEAYRNVATTGAKPLAVSDCLNFGSPEDPAVMWQFAEAIRGLADACQQLGTPVTGGNVSLYNQTGEAAIHPTPVVAVLGVIDDVARRTPVAFQEEGQLLYLLGDTREEFGGSAWSQVVHDHLGGLPPKVDLERERLLAEILISASRDGMIDSAHDLSDGGLVQAVVESALQGRKGARLIVPDGLDAFTFLFSESAGRAVVAVPRSEELRFNDMCGARGLPVTRIGVVDGTESEAAVVEVQGEFALSLTELRTAHEATIPALLA
- a CDS encoding ABC transporter ATP-binding protein encodes the protein MNTNEQDDVIEVTDLRRVYGGDGRDFEALRGITFSVGRGELFALLGTNGAGKTSTVELIEGLAPPTGGRVRVLGHDPHTDRAALRPRIGMMLQEGGFPSELTVAETTRMWAGCTSGARPTDQALDMVGLAHRSDVRVKQLSGGEKRRLDLALALLGDPEILFLDEPTTGLDVEGRRNTWELVRALRDGGTTVLLTTHYLEEAEVLADRLAILHEGRIAALGTPAEVTASQPSHVSFELPDGFFPGDLPPLPEIGVSSHETAGRMITLHTGELQRTATALLVWAERARVELRGLDVRSASLEESFLRIAREAAAHDVNGPRTAEPAAGARKRRAGARRGTAAETRKRGTAA
- a CDS encoding ABC transporter permease; amino-acid sequence: MSGTTVTTGTGRALTTAAGRTSALARAELTLLSRTKATLAAAVFVPLAMPFMLRSTVDQMDLKGTGLTVGSILLPSSIGFSLLFAVYSSLVSVYAARREELVLKRLRTGELRDVEILAGAALPSVAIGLAQCLVLTVAYRVTLGVGAPKEPQLVVLGLLSALITWPALAAVTASFSKSVEGAQVAATPLTLVSLLGSGTVIPLETLPDNMASFCELLPLTPVITLIRGGWTGHLSGHDTAGALAMAVAWAVIAVFAVRRWFRWEPRR
- the purF gene encoding amidophosphoribosyltransferase, which produces MPRGDGRLNHDLLPGEKGPQDACGVFGVWAPGEEVAKLTYFGLYALQHRGQESAGIAVSNGSQILVFKDMGLVSQVFDETSLGSLQGHIAVGHARYSTTGASVWENAQPTFRATAHGSIALGHNGNLVNTAQLAEMVAELPKQEGRTTRVAATNDTDLLTALLAAQVDDDGKPLTIEEASSKVLPQVMGAFSLVFMNEHTLYAARDPQGIRPLVLGRLERGWVVASESAALDICGASYVREIEPGEFVAIDENGLRSSRFAEAKPKGCIFEYVYLARPDTDIAGRNVYLSRVEMGRKLAKEAPVEADLVIATPESGTPAAIGYAEASGIPFGAGLVKNAYVGRTFIQPSQTIRQLGIRLKLNPLKEVIKGKRLVVVDDSIVRGNTQRALVRMLREAGAAEVHIRISSPPVKWPCFFGIDFATRAELIANGMTIEEIGTSLGADSLSYISLDGMIEATTIDKPNLCRACFDGEYPMELPDPELLGKQLLETELAAGPAATAAADAIRRP
- the purS gene encoding phosphoribosylformylglycinamidine synthase subunit PurS; its protein translation is MARVVVDVMLKPEILDPQGQAVQRALPRLGFEGVSDVRQGKRFELEVDGPVDDAALARIHELAESFLANTVIEDFTVKVEEVAEAGK
- the purQ gene encoding phosphoribosylformylglycinamidine synthase subunit PurQ, with the protein product MTARIGVVTFPGSLDDRDTQRAIRLAGAEPVALWHKDKDLKQVDAVVLPGGFSYGDYLRAGAISRFSPVMETVIEQAKSGMPVLGICNGFQVLTEAHLLPGAMLGNNHLHFICRDQKLRVENADTAWTADYTAGQEINIPLKNMDGRYVADEHTLDMLEAEGRVAFRYVVRGEAADGCGNPNGSLRDIAGITNAAGNVVGLMPHPEHAVEPLVGSGRTDGLPFFTSILKKLVNA
- a CDS encoding histone-like nucleoid-structuring protein Lsr2; translation: MAQRVVVTLFDDIDGSEAAETIAFGLDGKSYEIDLNPSNAEELRKALEPYVEAGRKQSKSGKAYTHTALTPDPAAVRAWARSNKMDVPPRGRIPKRVYEAFAESH
- a CDS encoding META domain-containing protein — its product is MDKQRMTLGVLVLLPLAAACGTQTAGGGSDGVEPATVTGVHWTVDSLTVDGKTAGAPSTAYLRIGDDGRVSGNLGCNGFGAKATVKGDRVEFGGIRTTEMACAKGPTSFERSLGRTFADKGALTAKADGDRLTLTADGGDRIGLTKEKDAPLRGTRWTVTALGDTNVSQPLPKGANAYFVLRPDGTFVARLGCNHATAQATVEDGHITLGPARTTRMMCQDSLMRTEKTLLELFDGRVAYALDHRGIALTSENGTVVTAVAEE
- a CDS encoding maleylpyruvate isomerase family mycothiol-dependent enzyme gives rise to the protein MPPVKKRARTYDPAKIRAAVLAQFGNVRDGVHALNEEQLARPAQLGDWTVRELAAHLAMAVESVSRNLGRPEPAARELALLDWPFATAARAGDIDADSRELAERNPDLDALYARTEQRITEHLATAPDGRLLATRTGAMTLADHLVTRTVELVVHTDDLNRAVPGLDIPYDRQALAACTRLLADAIAVKAPGASTEVRIPPYAVVQCVEGPRHTRGTPPNVVETDPLTWIRLATGRTDWKAALDDAKVSASGERADLGDLLPLMG